AAGACCTGCAAGCGTCCTCAGAGCGATGAAGAACAGCGGGCGCTCAGCGCAGGCGGTCACCTGTGTGGGGGGGTCCAGGgatgggggtatggggggtatgggggaatgggggtatgggggtgtatgggggagatatagggatATGAATGGGGGCGAGTGGGGGGTATGGAGGGatatgggaggatatggggatTCTAAGGGGGATaatgggggcatatgggggtatgggggagaATATGGGGATGTGCgtggtgatatggggggatactGGGGGGGTATGAGGTATAGGGAGTGTATTGGGGGGCATGTGGGGTGATAgtggggggtatgggggatatagggtgggataatggaggatatggggggatgTGAGGtatatgggagatatggggggtaaatgggggatatggggggttggGGAGATATGAAGAGGGTATGATGGGGGGTAgggggaatggggatggggatatgggggattggGGAGGTATGAGGGTatatgggaggatatgggggattGGGGGTATgttggggatatgggggggatatgggggaatattGGAGGGATTAATGGGCGGGTTATGGGAGTATGACAGGTATAGTGGGAGGGCATATGGGGGCGTATGGGGGTCGTGGGGGTCGGATATGGGGAGTTAGGGGTCTGaaatgggggatatagggggatatgtGGGGACATGAGGCAATATGGGGCTTATGGGTTATTGGGAGTATAGGGCcatagggggttatggggggctatagggcACTATATGGGGTGCTTATGTTGGGTCTATGGGCCTCATGGGCGCTGCTACCTGCCGCAGGCGTGCCCCTCTGTGCTCCAGCACGATGACTCCGTCGCCGTCCCCCCCCAGCTGCACTGAGCCGGCACCGCGCTCAGCTGGGGtctccaccagcagctcctggacGGCCTGAGGGATGTATAGGAACGTAATAGGGGTATATAAGGAATTAGGGTGTATGATTATCGGGTATATGGGATGTATAGGGATGTACTATAGGGTGTATAGGATGTAAGGAATGGGCTTATAGGGTGTATAGGGATGTTATCAAGGGTAATATACGGGGCTTATAGGGATGTATAGGGATGTATAGGAATATATTAGGGACATATAGgcatatagggatatatagcGGTATATAAGGGCTTATAGGGAAATTAATAGGATATATAGCGGACATATAGGGATGTATAGGGATTATTAGGAaatatagggacatataggggctTATAGGGAtgtatagggatatataggggcTTATAGGGATGTATAGGGATGTATAGGGGTATATAGGCGGCTTATAGGGACATATTAGGtagggagaccccatagaacccataagGGACACAGCATAGGACACCATAAGGACAAAGATTGAGACCTACAGGGACACAgttgagaccccccccccccccccatatgtAATGTGGGTCTCAATCAGGCCAGCCCgggggggtgttatggggtaaCCTGAGCAGTTATGGGGCACCATTAGGGGTGTTATGGGGTAACCAGAGCAGTTATGGGGCACCAGTAGGGGTGTTATGGGGTAACCTGAGCCATTATGGGGGACCTAGTGTTCTTATGGGGCACCCAGAGCTGTTATGGGGTACTTAGAGCCATTATGGGACACTGTTAGGGGGCACCCGGTGCAGTTATGGGGCACCCATTGCAGTTATGGGGCCCCCACTCCCATTATAGGGCCCCCATTGCCATTGGGTTGTTCCCATCACCACCTGCTTGGACACTCCCACTATTTGGCAgctccccccccatccccatggctctCCATTGGCTCACTATTTGGCACCCCCTCCCTACGGCTCTCTACGGGCTCACTATTTGGCAGCCCCACCCCCATGGCTCTCCATTAACTCACTATTTGGCAGGCCCCCCATTGACTCTACAGGCTCACTATTTGGCAGCCCCTCCCCATGGCTCTCTATGGGCTCACTATTtggcagccccatccccatggctctCTATGGGCTCACTATTTGGCACCCCCTCCCTCAGCTCACTATTTGGCACCCCCTCCATTGGCTCACTATTTGGCACCCCCTCCCCACGTCTCTCTATGGCTCACTATTTGGCACCCCCCCCCATGGCTCTCCATTAGCTCACTATTTGGCACCCCCTCCCCACGTCTCTCTATGGCTCACTATTTGGCACCCCCTCCATTGGCTCACTATTTGGCAGCCCATCCCCACGTCTCTCTATGGCTCACTATTTGGCACCCCCCCTTGTTCCCTCTATGGCTCACTATTTGGCAGCTCACACTCACCACCTGCGCGCTGTACCCGGTCCTGTTGTCACTAATGGCGGCCAATGACTTGATGAAGGGGAACATGGCGGCCTTGGAATgagcccagcagcccagcagcagcttcagccgCACCCCGCGCTCGAACACGGCCCGGCGTAACGCGTCATCAATGGGCGGCCAGAACCTACCGGGAGAAACGGGGTcaaccggaaccggaaccggatGGTGACACCGGAACAGCACTTAAAGCTGACAGGACCTGGGGGGGACCGGAAGTTCCGGTCAGCCATAGCAGAGCCAAGACCGGAAGTTCCGGTCAGCCATAGCAGAGCCAAGACCGGAAGTTCCGGTCACCACCAGCGCCACCAAGACCGGAAGTTCCGGTTACCCCCACAGCGCTACCAGAACCGGAAGTTCCGGTCAGCTCCCAGCACTCTGTGTACCGGAAGTTCCGGTCCCGGACCTGTTATGGCGCTGGAACTCGGATGCGGGCAGGTAACTCATCACCGCCACGTCGATGAAGCTTCGAGCCGAGTTGATGACGCCGAGAACGGCCTGAAGGTCCGGAGTGCGGCCCGCGGCACAGAACGACGGCGGGGAGCTCTAGGGGCGGAAAcggaagtgtgtgtgtgggggggtcaGCTGCCGCAAAGCATCATGGGATGGGAGCAACCGGAAGTGGGGGCAGCGGCCGCAAAGCATCATGGGATGAGGTAGCCGGAAGAGGGGTCGGCAGAGAGAGCACAGGGATCACCCCCCCCCGCCATAGCTGCCGCAAAGCATCATGGGAAGAGGTTATAAATGGGGAGGGGGTGTGTGTCAGTGCCGCAAAGCATCATGGGATACGGACAACCGGAAGTGGGGGTTAGCTGCCGCAAAGCATGATGGGAGGCGGACAACCGGAAGTGGGGGGCCAGCGGCCGCAAAGCATCATGGGATTGGGGGTAGACGGAAGTGGGGGTTGGCTGTCGCAAAGCATCATGGGATGTGGACAACCGGAAGTGGGGTTTGCTGCCGGAAAGCATCATGGGATGGGGACAACCGGAAGTGGGGTTTGCTGCCGCAAGGCATCATGGGAGTAGTAACCGGAAGAAGGGTTGTTAGTGACGCAAAGCATCATGGGATGTGGGCAATCGGAAGTAAGGGCCAGCTGCCGCAAAGCGTCATGGGATGTGACAACaggaagtgtgtgtgtgtggggggggtgtAGCTGCCGCAAAGCAtcatgggatggggacagccgGAAGTGGGGGGGTTAGCTGCCGCAAAGCATCGTGGGAGGGGGTAGCCGGAAGTGGGGGGGTAAGCTGCCGCAAGGCATCATGGGAGTAGTAACCTGAATTGGGGGTTAGTGCCGCAAAGCATCATGGGATGTGGGCAACAGGAAGTGGGGTAAGCTGCCGCAAGACATCATGGGAGTAGTAACCGGAAGTAGGGGTTAGCTGCCGCAAGGCATCGTGGGAGGGGGGTAGCCGGAAGTGGGGGGGTCAGCTGCCGCAAGGCATCATGGGAGGGAGGCAGCCGGAAGTGTGGGTTAGCTGCCGCAAAGCATCATGGGAGTAGTAACAGGAATGGGGGGTTAGCTGCCGCAAAGCATCACGGGACGCGGGCAANNNNNNNNNNNNNNNNNNNNNATGTGGGCAACAGGAAGTGGGGTAAGCTGCCGCAAGACATCATGGGAGTAGTAACCGGAAGTAGGGGTTAGCTGCCGCAAGGCATCGTGGGAGGGAGGTGGCCGAAAGGGGGTGGGTCAGCTGCCCCAAGGCATCATTGGGGGGGGGCCgccgggagggggggggttaGCTGCCGCAAGGCATCATGGGATCAGCAACCGGAAGTGGGGTTTAGCTGCCGCAAAGCATCACGGGACGCGGGCAACCGGAAGTGGGGGTGTTAGCTGCCGCAAGGCATCATGGGATGGGGACAACAGGAAGTGGGGTTAGCTGCCGCAAGGCATCATGGGAGGGGCTATATATATGTGTCCCACCGAGAAGTAGAGCGCAGTCGGGGTCCCGTTGAGCCGCAGCCGCAGCGGCGTCTCCATGTTGAAGCTGGTGCTGAAGTTTCCCGGCCACGGGCGGGGGATGGAGGCGTTGGGGGCCCCCAGCGCCCAATAGGCCTCAAACACTTTGGCCACGTCCTGAGCCGCGATGCTGCAGTTGTACAGGGCCACACCCAGCTCCTTCACCTGCAGGTACGGGATACAGGCAGGGATAGGGGGCAACGACCCCAAAATGAACCTATGGGGTCACCaacccctatggggcacagacccCAACCCAGAATTAAGGGGTAGAGACCCCAAACctgatccctatggggcacagacccCAAACCgacccctatggggcagagaccCCAAAGCgacccctatggggtcagagaCCCCAAActgaccctatggggtcagagcCCCCAAACCcgatccctatggggcacagacccCAAACCGACCCTATGGGGCCAGAGACCCCAAActgaccctatggggtcagagaCCCCAAACctgatccctatggggcacagacccCAAACTGACCCTATGAGGCAGAGACCCCAATACAGCATTAAGGGGTAGAGACCCCAAACtgaccctatggggcacagacccCAAACtgaccctatggggcacagacccCAAACtgaccctatggggcacagacccCAAAGCGACCCTATGAGGCAGAGACCCCAAAGCGACCCCTATGGGGGCAGAGATCCCAACCAGCATTAGGGGGAACCGACCCTTATGGGGCAGAGACCCCAAACTGATCCTATGGGGCAGAGACCCCAATGCAGCATTAAGGGGTAGAGACCCCAAACTGACCCTATGGGGCCatcaaccccaacccaacccctATAGGGTCAGAGACCCCAAActgatctctatggggcacagacccCAGACAGACCCTATGAGGCAGAGACCCCAATGCAGCATTAAGGGGTAGAGACCCCAAACtgaccctatggggcacagacccCAAATcgaccctatggggtcagagaCCCCAAAGCgaccctatggggcagagaccCCAATGCAGCATTAAGGGGTAGAGACCCCAAACAGACCCTTATGGGGTCATCAACCCCAACCCAGCATTAAGAAGTAGAGACCCCAAACcgatcctatggggtcagagaCCCCAAATtaaccctatggggtcacagACTCCAATGCAGCATAAAGGAGTAGAGACCCCAAACAGACCCTATGGGGTCAAAGACCCCAATGCAGCATTAAGGGGTAGAGACCCCAGACcaaccctatggggtcaccaaccccaacccaacccctatgggaccccaacccAGCATTAAGAAGCAGAGACCCCAAACTGACCCTATGGGATCAGAAACCCCAACCTgaccctatggggcagggaccCCAAActgatctctatggggcacagacccCAAACCGACCCTATGAGGCAGAAACCCCAAACTgaccctatggggcagagaACCCAATGCAGCATTAAGGGGTAGAGACCCCAGActgaccctatggggtcatcaaccccaacccaacaTTAAGGAGCAGAGACCCCAAActtgatccctatggggcacagacccCAGACAGACCCTATGAGGCAGAGACCCCAAACtgaccctatggggcacagacccCAAACCAACCCCTATGGGACAGAGACCCCAAACCGACCCTATGGGGCCATCAACCCCAACCCAGCATTAAGAAGCAGAGACCCCAAACcaaccctatggggtcaccaaccccaacccaacccctATAGGGTCAGAGACCCCAAACTcatctctatggggcacagacccCAGACAGACCCTATGAGGCAGAGACCCCAGTGCAGCATTAAGGGGTAGAAACCCCAAACtgaccctatggggcacagacccCAAACCAACCCTATAGGGTCAGAGACCCCAAACCAACCCTATGGGGTCAAACACCCCAACCAGCATTAGGGGGAACCgacccctatggggcagagaccCCAACctgaccctatggggtcaccaaccccaacccaacccctatgggaccccaacccAGCACTAAGGGGAAGAGACCCCAAACTGAACCTATGGGGCCACCGacccctatggggtcagggaCCCCAACCCAGCATTAGGAGGCATGGACCCCAAActgaccctatggggtcagcaACCCCAGCCCAGCATTAAGCGGCAGAGACCCCAAACTAACCTCTATGGGAGCACAGACCCCAAACCgaccctatggggcagagaccCCAAActgaccctatggggtcaccaaccccaacccaacccctATAGGGTCAGAGACCCCAAACTAACCTCTATGGGAGCACAGACCCCAAACCGACCCTATGGGGTCATCAACCCCAACCCAGCATTAAGAAGCAGAGACCCCAAACTGACCCTATGGGATCAGAAACCCCAACCTgaccctatggggcagggaccCCAAACAgaccctatggggcagagaccCCAAACCgaccctatggggcagagaccCCAAACTGATCTCTATGGGACACAGACCCCAAACTGACCCCATGGGGACATCAACCCCAACCCAGCATTAAGGGTCACTGACCCCAACCCCACGGGGTCCCCAACCCCAAACTGACCCCATCTCTGACCCCCCtttttggggctgttttgggtctttttgggtCCCCACCTGTGTAAGGGAGCGCCAGTCCATGTTGGCGCTGCCCAGGTAGACGTGGGCTCCATCCACGACCCACAGCTTGGTGTGCAGGACCCCCCCTGCCAGCCGCCCCACATCCACCATCCGCACAGCGGCACCTGTGgggcacagaccccatagatcagcaATGGGGCCCCCCATAACACAACATAGGGTCCCCCATAGCCCACCTCTGGGTCCCCCATAGCCCAacattgggacccccataacccaacATTAGgaccccccatagccccacaatgggacccccatagcccaacattgggacccccataacccaacATAGGGTCCCCCATAGCCCACCATTGGGACCCCTAATAGCCAAACAATGGGACCCCCCATAGCCCAacattgggacccccatagcCCAACATTGGGACCCCCCATAGCCCAacattgggacccccataacccaacattgggacccccatagcCCAACATAGGGNNNNNNNNNNNNNNNNNNNNNNNNNNNNNNNNNNNNNNNNNNNNNNNNNNNNNNNNNNNNNNNNNNNNNNNNNNNNNNNNNNNNNNNNNNNNNNNNNNNNNNNNNNNNNNNNNNNNNNNNNNNNNNNNNNNNNNNNNNNNNNNNNNNNNNNNNNNNNNNNNNNNNNNNNNNNNNNNNNNNNNNNNNNNNNNNNNNNNNNNNNNNNNNNNNNNNNNNNNNNNNNNNNNNNNNNNNNNNNNNNNNNNNNNNNNNNNNNNNNNNNNNNNNNNNNNNNNNNNNNNNNNNNNNNNNNNNNNNNNNNNNNNNNNNNNNNNNNNNNNNNNNNNNNNNNNNNNNNNNNNNNNNNNNNNNNNNNNNNNNNNNNNNNNNNNNNNNNNNNNNNNNNNNNNNNNNNNNNNNNNNNNNNNNNNNNNNNNNNNNNNNNNNNNNNNNNNNNNNNNNNNNNNNNNNNNNNNNNNNNNNNNNNNNNNNNNNNNNNNNNNNNNNNNNNNNNNNNNNNNNNNNNNNNNNNNNNNNNNNNNNNNNNNNNNNNNNNNNNNNNNNNNNNNNNNNNNNNNNNNNNNNNNNNNNNNNNNNNNNNNNNNNNNNNNNNNNNNNNNNNNNNNNNNNNNNNNNNNNNNNNNNNNNNNNNNNNNNNNNNNNNNNNNNNNNNNNNNNNNNNNNNNNNNNNNNNNNNNNNNNNNNNNNNNNNNNNNNNNNNNNNNNNNNNNNNNNNNNNNNNNNNNNNNNNNNNNNNNNNNNNNNNNNNNNNNNNNNNNNNNNNNNNNNNNNNNNNNNNNNNNNNNNNNNNNNNNNNNNNNNNNNNNNNNNNNNNNNNNNNNNNNNNNNNNNNNNNNNNNNN
This is a stretch of genomic DNA from Coturnix japonica isolate 7356 unplaced genomic scaffold, Coturnix japonica 2.1 chrUnrandom534, whole genome shotgun sequence. It encodes these proteins:
- the LOC107307292 gene encoding phospholipase D3-like, encoding MPCSAVLVVSTPSGLHHSSFPSTFSCWLHLLRSARRSVDVASFYWTMSNNDTNTTEQTAAPVNSGVLWGQWEQWGQWGQWDSMGAMGPMGAMGLMGAMGAMGVMGVPMLGYGGPRGGLWGTLCCVMGGPIADLWGLCPTGAAVRMVDVGRLAGGVLHTKLWVVDGAHVYLGSANMDWRSLTQVKELGVALYNCSIAAQDVAKVFEAYWALGAPNASIPRPWPGNFSTSFNMETPLRLRLNGTPTALYFSSSPPSFCAAGRTPDLQAVLGVINSARSFIDVAVMSYLPASEFQRHNRFWPPIDDALRRAVFERGVRLKLLLGCWAHSKAAMFPFIKSLAAISDNRTGYSAQVVSVSCQIVSHRGNKGGCQIVSHRETWGWAAK